Proteins encoded within one genomic window of Triticum aestivum cultivar Chinese Spring chromosome 2D, IWGSC CS RefSeq v2.1, whole genome shotgun sequence:
- the LOC123052865 gene encoding 187-kDa microtubule-associated protein AIR9 isoform X1 codes for MEAPPEASKPADAKPVKPRPSAPTARIASSSVKKRADGLTSAQLNVSRSSLMKPTSTVTAGSVQRRSSTGTAGKQQENGSSVVAKKVSPSLSDAVKRSKPVSVPTVSSRPSLEKRTSLVSERTKVDSVKKPSVKASPTSTLNKVPSLTESSNGSSTTASSRRMASNASLHSPRSSSVTSSVTKKLGSRTSSADKGSSVLSRRKSSTADSRDSRFMLLPQVDLKASDEVRLDSRGHRVRSLKQLRLTPKLEFVYLRDNLLSSLEGIEILNGVKVLDLSFNDFKLPGFEPLENCKVLQQLYLAGNQITSLASLPEFPNLEFLSVAQNRLKSLCMASQPRLQVLAASRNRISTLRGFPHLPSLESLRVEENPLLEMPHLEAALILLVGPTLKKFNDRDLNPTEAEVVKQYPAHTAICIRDGWEFCSPELAADSTFSFLLEQWKNKLPQDYIVKTAYVDHPFEEDPCHCHFSFTNLSSEGKLVLKYQWFLGGKTPTGFVPIPEELSEVYWPKSEDVGRCLKVECTPVLNDAEFPPVFAVSLPVCLGTGYPKVINLTVNGELVEGNVLKGVPQIAWCGGTPGKGVASWLRRTWNGNAVIDGAEGMEYQLTIDDIDSSLVFMYTPVTEEGVKGDPQCTMTDFVKAGTPSVSNVYVVGDIVEDNTIKGNGKYFGGKEGLSKFQWFREKENGGFLLVLSNSTQYTLIKEDVGWCLKFVYTPINLEGQEGEAAFAITEAVRKAPPKVFDLKITGEAREGSKVSVTATVTGGTVASSRVQWFKASSSEFVNDHELEALCTSKVSKTFRIPLGAVGCYIVAKFTPVGPDGEIGAPAYAILDDVVETLPPSLNFLTVTGEFSEDQMLTASYGYIGGYEGNSLYSWYLHETEDDEGSPLSEASGLLQYRIKKEDVGKFVSFKCIPIRNDGIVGEPGVFMGNDRVTPGNPTVLSLELNGEAIEGTTMVANRRYWGGEEGDTVFRWVLTSSDGTWNEIEGATSSSYSLKCDDIGFYVSVSCEPVRIDGVHGSLVTTEAIGPIIPGPPACRSLELAGSMLEGGRLTSHAEYTGGVKGNCIQQWFRSHDDGSKDELIADECLDLVLADVDCRIEVIFTPVREDGVQGSPKSVSSDTILPGEPKGVSLVIPECFEDNEISPIKAYFGGKEGTGKYTWFRTTEKLDNLEPELVASCSEVVGETLLYKPSLVDVGFYLILCWVPTRCDGKTGDPLMAITDNPVMAGCHLICSYLTLLCIKYLIPADSYSCMKFAAFPSVLDVNLKKTSSDLYSGVGIYYGGYEGSSLHKWYRESSDGTRICIDGAASSTYEVADADYSCHLLFGYTPVRSDGVIGEEKFSEPSDIIFPEQLKIETLSFKGNQVERETLAVVEQIPRNETQEHIWGNYKKEIKYQWFASNGSGVDLSFEPLATECSRSYRVRFEDIGRCLKCECIAIDVFGRSSESVSAVTSPILPGIPKIEKLEIEGRGFHTNLYAVRGIYSGGKEGKSKIQWLRSMVGSPDLISIPGETGRMYEANVDDVGYRLVAIYTPVREDGVEGRPVSASTEPIAVEPEIYKEVKQKLDDGSVKFEVLCDKDRTPKKAQVMGHLERRILEVNRKRIKVVKPGSKTSFATTEARGTYTPPFHVELYRNDQHRFKIVVDGDNEVDLMVQTRHMRDLVILVIRGLAQKFNSTSLNSLLRIEA; via the exons ATGGAAGCTCCACCGGAGGCATCAAAGCCGGCAGATGCTAAACCGGTGAAGCCTCGACCATCTGCACCCACTGCCAGGATTGCGTCTTCGTCAGTCAAGAAGCGGGCTGATGGTCTTACCTCGGCACAGTTGAATGTGTCCCGGTCTTCCTTGATGAAGCCTACCTCTACCGTGACCGCTGGTTCGGTGCAGAGAAGAAGCAGCACCGGAACTGCCGGGAAGCAACAGGAGAATGGGAGCTCAGTTGTTGCTAAGAAGGTTAGTCCTTCGCTGTCGGATGCGGTCAAGAGGAGTAAACCGGTGTCAGTCCCCACTGTTAGTTCCAGACCTTCACTGGAGAAGAGAACATCTTTGGTGTCTGAGAGGACCAAGGTAGATTCGGTGAAGAAGCCTTCTGTTAAGGCATCGCCAACTTCAACACTGAACAAGGTCCCATCGTTGACAGAGAGCTCCAATGGCAGCAGCACGACTGCCAGTTCCAGGAGAATGGCATCAAATGCTTCTCTGCACTCACCGCGGTCCTCTTCAGTGACAAGCAGTGTCACAAAGAAATTGGGTTCTCGGACGTCATCGGCGGACAAGGGTTCTTCTGTGTTGAGCCGGAGGAAGAGTTCGACTGCTGATAGTCGTGACTCACGGTTTATGCTGCTGCCACAGGTGGATCTGAAGGCTAGCGATGAAGTG AGACTGGATTCAAGAGGTCACAGGGTTCGTAGTCTGAAACAGTTGAGATTAACACCTAAACTTGAG tttgTGTATCTACGGGACAATCTGTTATCAAGTTTGGAGGGCATTGAGATACTCAACGGCGTAAAG GTTCTTGATTTGAGCTTTAATGACTTTAAGCTCCCTGGGTTTGAGCCTCTTGAGAATTGCAAAGTCCTCCAG CAACTTTATCTTGCTGGAAATCAAATAACTTCACTTGCCAGCCTTCCTGAATTTCCTAACTTGGAG TTCCTTTCTGTCGCTCAAAATAGGTTGAAGTCACTCTGTATGGCCAGTCAGCCTCGACTTCAA GTGTTAGCAGCCAGCAGGAATAGAATATCAACTTTGAGGGGATTTCCACATTTACCTTCACTGGAG AGTTTACGTGTGGAGGAGAATCCACTTCTTGAGATGCCACACTTGGAAGCTGCTTTGATTTTGCTTGTAGGCCCTACTTTGAAAAAATTCAACGACCGAG ATCTGAATCCCACCGAGGCTGAGGTTGTGAAGCAATATCCTGCTCATACAGCTATTTGCATTCGTGATGGTTGGGAATTTTGCTCCCCTGAACTTGCTGCTG ATTCAACATTCTCCTTCCTGCTTGAGCAATGGAAGAATAAATTGCCCCAGGACTACATAGTGAAGACAGCTTATGTTGACCATCCATTTGAAGAAGACCCCTGCCATTGCCATTTTAGCTTCACAAATCTTAGTAGTGAAGGTAAACTAGTCCTCAAATACCAATGGTTTCTAGGTGGCAAGACACCGACAGGTTTTGTGCCTATTCCTGAAGAATTAAGCGAG GTGTACTGGCCGAAGAGTGAGGATGTTGGAAGATGTTTGAAAGTTGAATGCACTCCAGTACTGAATGATGCTGAATTCCCGCCCGTCTTTGCTGTATCTTTACCTGTTTGTCTAG GGACTGGATATCCAAAGGTTATCAATCTAACAGTCAATGGTGAACTAGTAGAAGGAAATGTACTCAAGGGTGTTCCTCAGATTGCTTGGTGTGGTGGGACACCAGGGAAAGGTGTTGCAAG TTGGTTGAGGCGAACATGGAACGGCAATGCTGTAATAGATGGAGCCGAAGGGATGGAATATCAGCTAACTATAGATGATATTGATTCAAGTTTGGTATTTATGTACACACCTGTTACGGAAGAAGGCGTTAAGGGGGACCCACAATGCACAATGACAGATTTTGTAAAGGCTG GCACACCATCAGTTAGCAATGTATACGTTGTTGGAGAtattgttgaagacaacacaatcaAAGGAAACGGAAAATACTTTGGTGGCAAAGAGGGACTGAGCAAATTCCAATGGTTCAGAGAGAAGGAAAATGG TGGATTTCTTCTAGTGCTGTCGAATAGCACACAATACACACTAATCAAGGAGGATGTGGGCTGGTGCCTCAAATTTGTATATACTCCCATCAATCTTGAAG GTCAGGAGGGTGAAGCTGCTTTCGCCATAACAGAGGCAGTAAGGAAAG CTCCTCCGAAAGTCTTTGATTTGAAGATTACTGGTGAAGCAAGAGAAGGAAGCAAGGTATCTGTTACTGCTACCGTCACAGGTGGAACTGTAGCATCCAGCAGGGTTCAGTGGTTCAAGGCATCTTCATCTGAATTTGTGAATGACCATGAGCTTGAAGCCCTTTGTACATCTAAAGTCTCCAAG ACATTCCGCATTCCTCTTGGTGCTGTTGGATGTTATATTGTTGCGAAGTTTACTCCTGTGGGACCTGATGGCGAAATTGGTGCACCAGCCTATGCTATATTAGATGATGTTGTGGAAA CATTGCCACCCAGTCTGAACTTTTTGACAGTCACTGGTGAATTCTCAGAGGATCAAATGTTGACTGCATCATATGGGTATATTGGGGGCTATGAAGGAAATAGTCTATACAGCTGGTATCTTCATGAG ACTGAGGATGATGAAGGCAGCCCACTTTCAGAAGCGTCTGGTTTGCTACAATATCGCATTAAAAAGGAAGATGTTGGGAAGTTTGTCTCTTTCAAATGCATACCAATCAGGAATGATGGTATTGTTGGTGAGCCAGGAGTTTTCATGGGAAATGATAGAGTTACACCAG GAAATCCGACGGTACTTTCTCTTGAACTAAATGGTGAGGCCATTGAAGGGACAACTATGGTTGCGAATAGAAGatactggggaggagaagaagggGACACGGTATTCCGTTGGGTACTG ACAAGTTCTGATGGAACCTGGAATGAAATTGAAGGCGCAACAAGCTCATCATACAGCTTGAAATGTGATGATATTGGCTTCTACGTGTCTGTCTCGTGCGAGCCTGTTAGAATTGACGGAGTTCATGGTTCTTTGGTGACGACAGAAGCAATCGGTCCTATTATTCCTG GGCCACCGGCATGTCGATCACTTGAGCTAGCTGGCTCTATGCTTGAAGGTGGTCGGTTGACCTCTCATGCTGAGTATACTGGAGG TGTTAAGGGAAACTGCATCCAGCAATGGTTCAGATCACATGATGATGGTAGCAAGGACGAGTTGATTGCCGATG AATGCCTAGATCTTGTTCTAGCTGATGTTGATTGCCGAATTGAGGTTATATTTACACCTGTAAGAGAAGATGGAGTGCAAGGGTCTCCTAAGAGTGTTTCTTCGGATACAATCTTACCTG GGGAGCCCAAGGGTGTCAGTCTTGTTATACCAGAGTGTTTTGAGGACAACGAAATTTCTCCTATCAAAGCCTACTTCGGtggcaaggaaggcactggaaaaTATACTTGGTTCCGAACTACAGAGAAGCTTGATAACTTGGAACCTGAGCTGGTGGCATCATGTTCAGAAGTTGTCGGAGAAACCTT ATTGTACAAACCTTCATTGGTTGATGTTGGCTTCTACTTGATCCTTTGCTGGGTTCCTACACGATGTGATGGAAAGACTGGTGACCCATTGATGGCCATCACTGATAACCCTGTCATGGCAGGTTGCCACTTGATCTGTTCCTACTTGACATTGCTATGTATTAAGTATTTAATCCCTGCAGATTCTTACTCTTGTATGAAATTTGCAGCTTTtccatctgttttggatgttaactTGAAGAAGACAAGTTCAGACTTATACAGTGGAGTAGGCATTTATTATGGTGGATATGAGGGATCAAGCTTGCATAAGTGGTACAGGGAATCTAGTGATGGGACCAGGATTTGTATAGATGGCGCTGCTTCAAGTACATATGAAGTGGCAGATGCAGATTACAGCTGCCATTTGTTGTTTGG GTATACTCCTGTTCGTTCAGATGGAGTCATTGGCGAAGAAAAGTTCTCTGAACCATCTGATATAATCTTTCCAG AGCAACTCAAAATCGAGACCCTTTCATTCAAAGGAAATCAAGTTGAGAGAGAAACACTTGCTGTAGTTGAACAAATTCCAAGAAATGAGACTCAAGAGCATATATGGGGTAACTACAAGAAAGAAATAAAATACCAATG GTTTGCCTCAAATGGATCAGGAGTGGACCTGTCTTTTGAACCTTTGGCTACCGAGTGCTCTCGTTCATACAGAGTACGCTTTGAGGATATAGGCCGATGTCTCAAATGTGAATGCATTGCTATTGATGTATTTGGACGATCCAGTGAATCGGTATCAGCTGTGACCTCCCCTATTTTGCCAG GAATACCTAAAATTGAAAAACTGGAAATTGAAGGAAGAGGTTTCCACACCAACTTATATGCTGTTCGGGGTATCTATAGTGGTGGCAAAGAAGGCAAGAGCAAAATTCAATGGCTTAGGTCAATGGTTGGAAGCCCTGATCTTATCTCCATACCTG GTGAAACTGGAAGGATGTATGAAGCAAATGTTGATGATGTAGGGTATAGACTTGTTGCAATTTACACACCTGTGAGAGAGGATGGGGTTGAGGGACGACCTGTTTCTGCTTCAACAGAGCCGATTGCTGTTG AACCCGAGATTTACAAGGAAGTAAAACAGAAGCTTGACGACGGTTCTGTCAAGTTTGAG GTTTTGTGTGACAAGGACCGAACACCCAAAAAG GCACAAGTGATGGGACATTTGGAGCGGAGAATTTTGGAAGTCAACAGAAAGAGAATCAAAGTTGTAAAGCCTGGATCCAAGACATCATTTGCAACTACTGAAGCCCGAGGGACATACACTCCCCCATTCCAT GTTGAGCTATATCGTAACGATCAGCACCGTTTCAAGATTGTCGTTGACGGTGATAACGAAGTTGACTTGATGGTTCAGACGCGGCATATGCGAGATCTTGTCATTCTGGTGATCAGGGGCCTCGCCCAAAAGTTCAACAGCACCTCCCTCAACTCACTTCTCAGGATAGAGGCGTGA
- the LOC123052864 gene encoding photosystem I reaction center subunit psaK, chloroplastic, with protein MASQLSAMTTVPQFHGLRSYSSPRSMATLPSLRRKRSQGIRCDYIGSSTNIIMVTTTTLMLFAGRFGLAPSANRKATAGLKLEARESGLQTGDPAGFTLADTLACGSFGHILGVGIVLGLKNTGVLDQIIG; from the exons ATGGCTTCCCAGCTCTCCGCCATGACCACCGTGCCGCAGTTCCACGGCCTCAGGAGCTACTCCTCGCCCAGGTCCATGGCCACGCTGCCGTCCTTGAGGAGGAAGAGGTCTCAGGGCATCCGCTGCGACTACATCGGCTCCTCCACCAACATC ATCATGGTGACGACGACGACCCTGATGCTGTTCGCCGGGCGGTTCGGGCTGGCGCCGTCGGCGAACAGGAAGGCGACGGCGGGGCTCAAGCTGGAGGCGCGCGAGTCCGGGCTGCAGACGGGCGACCCGGCCGGCTTCACGCTCGCCGACACGCTCGCATGCGGCTCCTTCGGCCACATCTTGGGCGTCGGCATCGTGCTCGGCCTCAAGAACACCGGCGTCCTAGACCAGATCATCGGCTAG
- the LOC123052865 gene encoding 187-kDa microtubule-associated protein AIR9 isoform X2: MEAPPEASKPADAKPVKPRPSAPTARIASSSVKKRADGLTSAQLNVSRSSLMKPTSTVTAGSVQRRSSTGTAGKQQENGSSVVAKKVSPSLSDAVKRSKPVSVPTVSSRPSLEKRTSLVSERTKVDSVKKPSVKASPTSTLNKVPSLTESSNGSSTTASSRRMASNASLHSPRSSSVTSSVTKKLGSRTSSADKGSSVLSRRKSSTADSRDSRFMLLPQVDLKASDEVRLDSRGHRVRSLKQLRLTPKLEFVYLRDNLLSSLEGIEILNGVKVLDLSFNDFKLPGFEPLENCKVLQQLYLAGNQITSLASLPEFPNLEFLSVAQNRLKSLCMASQPRLQVLAASRNRISTLRGFPHLPSLESLRVEENPLLEMPHLEAALILLVGPTLKKFNDRDLNPTEAEVVKQYPAHTAICIRDGWEFCSPELAADSTFSFLLEQWKNKLPQDYIVKTAYVDHPFEEDPCHCHFSFTNLSSEGKLVLKYQWFLGGKTPTGFVPIPEELSEVYWPKSEDVGRCLKVECTPVLNDAEFPPVFAVSLPVCLGTGYPKVINLTVNGELVEGNVLKGVPQIAWCGGTPGKGVASWLRRTWNGNAVIDGAEGMEYQLTIDDIDSSLVFMYTPVTEEGVKGDPQCTMTDFVKAGTPSVSNVYVVGDIVEDNTIKGNGKYFGGKEGLSKFQWFREKENGGFLLVLSNSTQYTLIKEDVGWCLKFVYTPINLEGQEGEAAFAITEAVRKAPPKVFDLKITGEAREGSKVSVTATVTGGTVASSRVQWFKASSSEFVNDHELEALCTSKVSKTFRIPLGAVGCYIVAKFTPVGPDGEIGAPAYAILDDVVETLPPSLNFLTVTGEFSEDQMLTASYGYIGGYEGNSLYSWYLHETEDDEGSPLSEASGLLQYRIKKEDVGKFVSFKCIPIRNDGIVGEPGVFMGNDRVTPGNPTVLSLELNGEAIEGTTMVANRRYWGGEEGDTVFRWVLTSSDGTWNEIEGATSSSYSLKCDDIGFYVSVSCEPVRIDGVHGSLVTTEAIGPIIPGPPACRSLELAGSMLEGGRLTSHAEYTGGVKGNCIQQWFRSHDDGSKDELIADECLDLVLADVDCRIEVIFTPVREDGVQGSPKSVSSDTILPGEPKGVSLVIPECFEDNEISPIKAYFGGKEGTGKYTWFRTTEKLDNLEPELVASCSEVVGETLLYKPSLVDVGFYLILCWVPTRCDGKTGDPLMAITDNPVMAAFPSVLDVNLKKTSSDLYSGVGIYYGGYEGSSLHKWYRESSDGTRICIDGAASSTYEVADADYSCHLLFGYTPVRSDGVIGEEKFSEPSDIIFPEQLKIETLSFKGNQVERETLAVVEQIPRNETQEHIWGNYKKEIKYQWFASNGSGVDLSFEPLATECSRSYRVRFEDIGRCLKCECIAIDVFGRSSESVSAVTSPILPGIPKIEKLEIEGRGFHTNLYAVRGIYSGGKEGKSKIQWLRSMVGSPDLISIPGETGRMYEANVDDVGYRLVAIYTPVREDGVEGRPVSASTEPIAVEPEIYKEVKQKLDDGSVKFEVLCDKDRTPKKAQVMGHLERRILEVNRKRIKVVKPGSKTSFATTEARGTYTPPFHVELYRNDQHRFKIVVDGDNEVDLMVQTRHMRDLVILVIRGLAQKFNSTSLNSLLRIEA; this comes from the exons ATGGAAGCTCCACCGGAGGCATCAAAGCCGGCAGATGCTAAACCGGTGAAGCCTCGACCATCTGCACCCACTGCCAGGATTGCGTCTTCGTCAGTCAAGAAGCGGGCTGATGGTCTTACCTCGGCACAGTTGAATGTGTCCCGGTCTTCCTTGATGAAGCCTACCTCTACCGTGACCGCTGGTTCGGTGCAGAGAAGAAGCAGCACCGGAACTGCCGGGAAGCAACAGGAGAATGGGAGCTCAGTTGTTGCTAAGAAGGTTAGTCCTTCGCTGTCGGATGCGGTCAAGAGGAGTAAACCGGTGTCAGTCCCCACTGTTAGTTCCAGACCTTCACTGGAGAAGAGAACATCTTTGGTGTCTGAGAGGACCAAGGTAGATTCGGTGAAGAAGCCTTCTGTTAAGGCATCGCCAACTTCAACACTGAACAAGGTCCCATCGTTGACAGAGAGCTCCAATGGCAGCAGCACGACTGCCAGTTCCAGGAGAATGGCATCAAATGCTTCTCTGCACTCACCGCGGTCCTCTTCAGTGACAAGCAGTGTCACAAAGAAATTGGGTTCTCGGACGTCATCGGCGGACAAGGGTTCTTCTGTGTTGAGCCGGAGGAAGAGTTCGACTGCTGATAGTCGTGACTCACGGTTTATGCTGCTGCCACAGGTGGATCTGAAGGCTAGCGATGAAGTG AGACTGGATTCAAGAGGTCACAGGGTTCGTAGTCTGAAACAGTTGAGATTAACACCTAAACTTGAG tttgTGTATCTACGGGACAATCTGTTATCAAGTTTGGAGGGCATTGAGATACTCAACGGCGTAAAG GTTCTTGATTTGAGCTTTAATGACTTTAAGCTCCCTGGGTTTGAGCCTCTTGAGAATTGCAAAGTCCTCCAG CAACTTTATCTTGCTGGAAATCAAATAACTTCACTTGCCAGCCTTCCTGAATTTCCTAACTTGGAG TTCCTTTCTGTCGCTCAAAATAGGTTGAAGTCACTCTGTATGGCCAGTCAGCCTCGACTTCAA GTGTTAGCAGCCAGCAGGAATAGAATATCAACTTTGAGGGGATTTCCACATTTACCTTCACTGGAG AGTTTACGTGTGGAGGAGAATCCACTTCTTGAGATGCCACACTTGGAAGCTGCTTTGATTTTGCTTGTAGGCCCTACTTTGAAAAAATTCAACGACCGAG ATCTGAATCCCACCGAGGCTGAGGTTGTGAAGCAATATCCTGCTCATACAGCTATTTGCATTCGTGATGGTTGGGAATTTTGCTCCCCTGAACTTGCTGCTG ATTCAACATTCTCCTTCCTGCTTGAGCAATGGAAGAATAAATTGCCCCAGGACTACATAGTGAAGACAGCTTATGTTGACCATCCATTTGAAGAAGACCCCTGCCATTGCCATTTTAGCTTCACAAATCTTAGTAGTGAAGGTAAACTAGTCCTCAAATACCAATGGTTTCTAGGTGGCAAGACACCGACAGGTTTTGTGCCTATTCCTGAAGAATTAAGCGAG GTGTACTGGCCGAAGAGTGAGGATGTTGGAAGATGTTTGAAAGTTGAATGCACTCCAGTACTGAATGATGCTGAATTCCCGCCCGTCTTTGCTGTATCTTTACCTGTTTGTCTAG GGACTGGATATCCAAAGGTTATCAATCTAACAGTCAATGGTGAACTAGTAGAAGGAAATGTACTCAAGGGTGTTCCTCAGATTGCTTGGTGTGGTGGGACACCAGGGAAAGGTGTTGCAAG TTGGTTGAGGCGAACATGGAACGGCAATGCTGTAATAGATGGAGCCGAAGGGATGGAATATCAGCTAACTATAGATGATATTGATTCAAGTTTGGTATTTATGTACACACCTGTTACGGAAGAAGGCGTTAAGGGGGACCCACAATGCACAATGACAGATTTTGTAAAGGCTG GCACACCATCAGTTAGCAATGTATACGTTGTTGGAGAtattgttgaagacaacacaatcaAAGGAAACGGAAAATACTTTGGTGGCAAAGAGGGACTGAGCAAATTCCAATGGTTCAGAGAGAAGGAAAATGG TGGATTTCTTCTAGTGCTGTCGAATAGCACACAATACACACTAATCAAGGAGGATGTGGGCTGGTGCCTCAAATTTGTATATACTCCCATCAATCTTGAAG GTCAGGAGGGTGAAGCTGCTTTCGCCATAACAGAGGCAGTAAGGAAAG CTCCTCCGAAAGTCTTTGATTTGAAGATTACTGGTGAAGCAAGAGAAGGAAGCAAGGTATCTGTTACTGCTACCGTCACAGGTGGAACTGTAGCATCCAGCAGGGTTCAGTGGTTCAAGGCATCTTCATCTGAATTTGTGAATGACCATGAGCTTGAAGCCCTTTGTACATCTAAAGTCTCCAAG ACATTCCGCATTCCTCTTGGTGCTGTTGGATGTTATATTGTTGCGAAGTTTACTCCTGTGGGACCTGATGGCGAAATTGGTGCACCAGCCTATGCTATATTAGATGATGTTGTGGAAA CATTGCCACCCAGTCTGAACTTTTTGACAGTCACTGGTGAATTCTCAGAGGATCAAATGTTGACTGCATCATATGGGTATATTGGGGGCTATGAAGGAAATAGTCTATACAGCTGGTATCTTCATGAG ACTGAGGATGATGAAGGCAGCCCACTTTCAGAAGCGTCTGGTTTGCTACAATATCGCATTAAAAAGGAAGATGTTGGGAAGTTTGTCTCTTTCAAATGCATACCAATCAGGAATGATGGTATTGTTGGTGAGCCAGGAGTTTTCATGGGAAATGATAGAGTTACACCAG GAAATCCGACGGTACTTTCTCTTGAACTAAATGGTGAGGCCATTGAAGGGACAACTATGGTTGCGAATAGAAGatactggggaggagaagaagggGACACGGTATTCCGTTGGGTACTG ACAAGTTCTGATGGAACCTGGAATGAAATTGAAGGCGCAACAAGCTCATCATACAGCTTGAAATGTGATGATATTGGCTTCTACGTGTCTGTCTCGTGCGAGCCTGTTAGAATTGACGGAGTTCATGGTTCTTTGGTGACGACAGAAGCAATCGGTCCTATTATTCCTG GGCCACCGGCATGTCGATCACTTGAGCTAGCTGGCTCTATGCTTGAAGGTGGTCGGTTGACCTCTCATGCTGAGTATACTGGAGG TGTTAAGGGAAACTGCATCCAGCAATGGTTCAGATCACATGATGATGGTAGCAAGGACGAGTTGATTGCCGATG AATGCCTAGATCTTGTTCTAGCTGATGTTGATTGCCGAATTGAGGTTATATTTACACCTGTAAGAGAAGATGGAGTGCAAGGGTCTCCTAAGAGTGTTTCTTCGGATACAATCTTACCTG GGGAGCCCAAGGGTGTCAGTCTTGTTATACCAGAGTGTTTTGAGGACAACGAAATTTCTCCTATCAAAGCCTACTTCGGtggcaaggaaggcactggaaaaTATACTTGGTTCCGAACTACAGAGAAGCTTGATAACTTGGAACCTGAGCTGGTGGCATCATGTTCAGAAGTTGTCGGAGAAACCTT ATTGTACAAACCTTCATTGGTTGATGTTGGCTTCTACTTGATCCTTTGCTGGGTTCCTACACGATGTGATGGAAAGACTGGTGACCCATTGATGGCCATCACTGATAACCCTGTCATGGCAG CTTTtccatctgttttggatgttaactTGAAGAAGACAAGTTCAGACTTATACAGTGGAGTAGGCATTTATTATGGTGGATATGAGGGATCAAGCTTGCATAAGTGGTACAGGGAATCTAGTGATGGGACCAGGATTTGTATAGATGGCGCTGCTTCAAGTACATATGAAGTGGCAGATGCAGATTACAGCTGCCATTTGTTGTTTGG GTATACTCCTGTTCGTTCAGATGGAGTCATTGGCGAAGAAAAGTTCTCTGAACCATCTGATATAATCTTTCCAG AGCAACTCAAAATCGAGACCCTTTCATTCAAAGGAAATCAAGTTGAGAGAGAAACACTTGCTGTAGTTGAACAAATTCCAAGAAATGAGACTCAAGAGCATATATGGGGTAACTACAAGAAAGAAATAAAATACCAATG GTTTGCCTCAAATGGATCAGGAGTGGACCTGTCTTTTGAACCTTTGGCTACCGAGTGCTCTCGTTCATACAGAGTACGCTTTGAGGATATAGGCCGATGTCTCAAATGTGAATGCATTGCTATTGATGTATTTGGACGATCCAGTGAATCGGTATCAGCTGTGACCTCCCCTATTTTGCCAG GAATACCTAAAATTGAAAAACTGGAAATTGAAGGAAGAGGTTTCCACACCAACTTATATGCTGTTCGGGGTATCTATAGTGGTGGCAAAGAAGGCAAGAGCAAAATTCAATGGCTTAGGTCAATGGTTGGAAGCCCTGATCTTATCTCCATACCTG GTGAAACTGGAAGGATGTATGAAGCAAATGTTGATGATGTAGGGTATAGACTTGTTGCAATTTACACACCTGTGAGAGAGGATGGGGTTGAGGGACGACCTGTTTCTGCTTCAACAGAGCCGATTGCTGTTG AACCCGAGATTTACAAGGAAGTAAAACAGAAGCTTGACGACGGTTCTGTCAAGTTTGAG GTTTTGTGTGACAAGGACCGAACACCCAAAAAG GCACAAGTGATGGGACATTTGGAGCGGAGAATTTTGGAAGTCAACAGAAAGAGAATCAAAGTTGTAAAGCCTGGATCCAAGACATCATTTGCAACTACTGAAGCCCGAGGGACATACACTCCCCCATTCCAT GTTGAGCTATATCGTAACGATCAGCACCGTTTCAAGATTGTCGTTGACGGTGATAACGAAGTTGACTTGATGGTTCAGACGCGGCATATGCGAGATCTTGTCATTCTGGTGATCAGGGGCCTCGCCCAAAAGTTCAACAGCACCTCCCTCAACTCACTTCTCAGGATAGAGGCGTGA